Proteins from a single region of Bombus vancouverensis nearcticus chromosome 5, iyBomVanc1_principal, whole genome shotgun sequence:
- the LOC117158651 gene encoding uncharacterized protein LOC117158651 — translation MIGKIVLILSALALARAQIPSLGFCPDYVPMANFDMSKFLGIWYEAERYFQLTEVVSRCVMANYTMGPDGKYRVSNEVTNRFTGIKRVLEGEIKKAASKAEEGKLIVKYTIPLTPETKYSVLETDYDSYAVLWSCSGIGPFHTQNAWVMTRERLAPGTVLQKAYAVLDSYKISKTFFVKTDQQDCAYLDTPKPLETSEIQGDQAPVEAPQKDTENVRAAVVPDAPEVIVEMNTKEDEKLTKKSQTAENAKKKAVNTVPVRIMEVADAVKEDIPTKNAKIKEEKNDEPMKEGVDENMKQTMLRIYLLLIIASAAIAQVPFLGSCPTVETIQNFDMERYLGKWYEIEKYFAFFEFGGKCVTATYNITDDSNSINILNKQISALTGVSSSIEGVGKPVLKVEDAKLTVSFPSMPLPLDAPYWILDTDYTTYSVVWSCSNFGVFSTRNVWIMAREPKPLVSVLEKAYQILDKNNISRAYFIRTDQKNCPIGN, via the exons ATGATCGGCAAGATAGTTCTGATACTTTCGGCTTTGGCTCTGGCTCGAGCCCAGATACCCAGTCTGGGTTTCTGTCCAGATTACGTACCTATGGCGAACTTTGACATGTCTAAG TTTTTGGGTATCTGGTACGAAGCTGAGAGATACTTTCAACTGACAGAAGTAGTATCACGATGCGTAATGGCAAATTACACGATGGGTCCTGACGGCAAGTACCGAGTCAGCAACGAAGTTACAAATAGATT CACGGGGATCAAGAGAGTGTTAGAGGGTGAAATCAAGAAAGCCGCCTCGAAAGCCGAAGAAGGAAAACTAATCGTAAAATACACGATACCATTGACTCCTGAAACCAAGTATTCTGTACTCGAAACGGACTACGATTCTTACGCGGTTCTGTGGAGTTGTTCCGGTATCGGTCCGTTCCATACGCAAAACGCCTGGGTTATGACAAGAGAAAGATTAGCACCGGGAACAGTCTTACAGAAG GCTTACGCCGTCCTTGACAGTTACAAGATTTCCAAAACGTTCTTCGTAAAGACGGATCAGCAAGACTGTGCTTACTTAGATACGCCAAAACCACTGGAGACATCAGAGATACAAGGCGATCAAGCTCCTGTAGAAGCTCCGCAGAAAGATACCGAAAATGTTAGAGCCGCTGTAGTGCCAGATGCACCGGAAGTGATCGTCGAAATGAACACGAAGGAGGACGAAAAGTTGACGAAAAAGTCTCAAACTGCTGAAAACGCGAAGAAGAAAGCGGTTAACACGGTTCCCGTTCGAATCATGGAAGTGGCTGACGCCGTGAAAGAAGATATACCGACGAAGAATGCGAAgataaaagaggagaaaaacgACGAGCCTATGAAAGAGGGAGTCGACGAAAATATGAAGCAA ACGATGCTGCGGatatatttacttttaattattgCAAGTGCTGCAATAGCACAAGTACCGTTTTTGGGCTCGTGTCCTACCGTGGAAACCATACAGAATTTCGATATGGAAAGG TACTTGGGCAAATGGTACGAGATCGAGAAGTACTTTGCATTCTTCGAGTTTGGTGGAAAATGCGTAACTGCTACTTACAATATAACAGACGATAGTAACTCGATCAACATTTTGAATAAGCAGATATCCGCTTT GACTGGAGTTTCTTCGAGTATCGAAGGAGTTGGAAAACCTGTTCTTAAAGTGGAAGACGCAAAATTAACTGTTTCGTTCCCAAGTATGCCTCTTCCATTAGATGCACCTTATTGGATTCTCGATACCGATTATACAACCTACTCTGTTGTATGGAGTTGTTCAAATTTCGGCGTGTTCAG TACAAGGAATGTTTGGATCATGGCAAGAGAACCAAAGCCATTGGTTTCTGTTTTAGAGAAAGCTTATCAAATATTGGATAAAAATAACATTAGTAGAGCATATTTTATTCGAACTGATCAGAAAAACTGTCCTATAGGAAACTAA